The proteins below are encoded in one region of Amycolatopsis magusensis:
- a CDS encoding S1 family peptidase, which yields MSRVRTLGAACAASATLAMTLFAGGVAGADEVQPFIVGGETAPAVPWGAQIYVGGNFNCSGSIIAAEWVLTAEHCLGDSMSVKVGSNDLGSGTEATVDQQEVSPAGDIALLHLTTPIEAEFITLGDADPAVGSTNDIYGWGRTTPTGPASPVLKTAKVTVTGQSTDAYGGPAIQSEGVNGSAWKGDSGGPQIAGGKQVGVASTVQNQDGSNTTGTNNYASVASSRSWISQTAGV from the coding sequence GTGAGCCGAGTCCGTACCCTTGGCGCCGCCTGCGCGGCGTCCGCCACGCTCGCCATGACCCTGTTCGCCGGTGGTGTCGCCGGTGCCGACGAGGTCCAGCCGTTCATCGTCGGCGGCGAGACCGCCCCCGCCGTGCCGTGGGGCGCGCAGATCTACGTGGGCGGCAACTTCAACTGCTCCGGCAGCATCATCGCCGCCGAGTGGGTGCTCACCGCGGAGCACTGCCTGGGTGACTCGATGAGCGTCAAGGTCGGCAGCAACGACCTCGGCTCCGGCACCGAGGCCACGGTCGACCAGCAGGAGGTCTCCCCCGCCGGCGACATCGCGCTGCTGCACCTGACCACGCCGATCGAGGCCGAGTTCATCACCCTGGGCGACGCCGACCCGGCCGTCGGCTCGACGAACGACATCTACGGCTGGGGCCGCACCACCCCGACCGGCCCGGCCTCGCCGGTGCTCAAGACCGCCAAGGTGACCGTGACCGGTCAGTCCACCGACGCCTACGGCGGCCCGGCCATCCAGAGCGAGGGCGTCAACGGCTCGGCGTGGAAGGGCGACTCGGGCGGCCCGCAGATCGCCGGCGGCAAGCAGGTCGGGGTCGCGTCCACCGTGCAGAACCAGGACGGCAGCAACACCACCGGCACCAACAACTACGCGAGCGTGGCCAGCAGCCGCTCCTGGATCAGCCAGACCGCGGGCGTCTGA